The Microlunatus antarcticus DNA segment GGTGCAGGGTCCAGTGGAAGAGCGACGTCGCCATCGCGGTCTGGATCGCCGCGGGCGTCTGGCCGTCGACGGTGCCCGGGGGCGGCGACACGTAGTGGTAGAGCGGCTCGGCCACGCCGTAGAACATGAGGCCGATGCCCATGCCGGCGGCGAACATCATGGAGATCCACGACCAGGTCTTGAAGGCCGGCTTCTCGCCGTCCTGACCCAGCGGGATGCTGCCGAACTTGCCGAGCGCGAGCCAGAGCACGAACACGACGAAGAGCGAGGCGGTCAGGACGAAGGCCCAGCCGGTGGCGCCGATGAGCGTCCCGAGCGCGTTCGTCGAGGCGGTCGCCAGGCTGTCGGTGCCGAGGAAGCCCCACAGCACGAAGCCGACCGCGAGCAGGGCGACGACGCCGAAGACGACCCAGTCGATGCCTCGGCCCTCGGCCTCGGCCTTGAAGTTGTCGGGCAGGTGGGACCGGATCCGCGCCAGGAGGGAGCGGTCGTCCGCGGTCTGGTCGGTCGCCTCCTCGGCCGGACCGGTGACGGGTGGGTCGACGTCGTGGAGGTCGACGGGGGTGGGGCTGGGCTTCAGGTCGGTCATCTCTGCTCCCGGGACAGGTGCCGTGCACAACTGGTGTCTCGCATGCTGCATGTCGAGTGACACGATGCGAGACAGGCTGGCGAGCGCGGCTCGGAGCTGTCAAGGGTCGCGGTGAATTCGGTTCCCAAATGTCACAAACGGATGTCCAGCGGGCGGGGCGGGTTCAGGGCCGGGTGATCTCGTCCGAGATCAGCACCTTGGTCGCGTTCGCGGCGTCCAGCGACGTCAGGAGCGCCGTCGCCGCCTCGTGGACGGGGAACGCGTGCGAGATCATCTCGCCGAACGGCACCTCGTGCGCGTGCCGGGCCATCAGCGCGAGCGTGCCCGGGTAGGCGGCCAGGTCCTCGCCGCCGGTGCCCATGATCGTCAGGCTCCGCCCGCAGACGACCGCCGGGTTGAAGGCCTCGGGACCCATGTCGACGAAGGCGCCGACCTCGACGATGGTCCCGGCGTCACGGACCAGGCCCAGCGCCGTGCCGAACGAGCCCGGGAAACCGGTCGCGTTCACCACGAGATCGACACCCTCTCCCGCCGTGAGCTCGCGGACCTCGGCGACCTCGTCCCCGGCGGCCAGGACGGTCTCGGCGCCGACGAGCCGGCGGGCCAGCGCGAGCCGCTTCTCGGAGCGGTCGACGGCGATCACCCGGCCGGCGCCCATCAGAGCGGCCTTCACCAGGTGGGCCATGCCCAGCGAGCCCACGCCGACCACGGCCACGGTGTCGCCGGGACGGAAGCCGCCGGGGCTCCGGACCGCCGCCGCGCGCTCGAGGCTGTGGGTGACGGCGAAGATCTCGGTCAGCACGGCGACGTCGGAGGCCAGCTCGTCCGGCACGCGGAACACGGCCGTCCGCGGCTTGAGGTAGAGGTGCTCGGCCCAGCCCCCGAACAGGTGCGGGGCGTCGGCGGAGGTGATCGAGTTGCCGTAGTTCTCGAGGTTGCGGCACAGGTAGTAGGGGAAGCCCCGTCGACAGCTGCGGCAGTGGCCGCAGGCCACGTTGGGGGCCGGCACCACCCGGTCGCCGACCTGCAGCAGCTCACCGTCGTACGCGCGCACGTCGCCGTCGCCGACCGCGTCGACGACGCCGAGGTTCTCGTGGCCCTGGATGATCGGGAACGGGGTGGTGCGCTCCATCGCCGTGCCGGCGTACTGGACGTTCTCGCCGCGGAACGTGTGCTTGTCGGTGCCACAGATGCCGGACGCGATCATGCGCAGCAGCACGGCCCCCGGCTCGAGGCGGGCGGGCTTCGGGTAGTCGCGGACCTCGATGGTGCCGGGGCCGACGAGGGTGGCAGCAAGGACCATGGCTCAAGGTAGAGGCCCGCCGGACCGGCCTCGCGGCGGGTGGTCAGGACGTCGGGCGTTGCGCATCGAGCACCCTCGGTGCACCTGTTACAAACTGTGCACAACGGCCACGGGGTCTTCTCCTCGTCGGAGGCCTGTGCCAAGGTGACCGGACGGCGACCCGCGGGGGGCTGCCCGCGAGCGACACCGGGGGAACCTGCGCGTGGGGACGAGCGACCTGTACGTGGGCGGGGCCTGGCGGCCGGCGGCCGACGAGGCGACCCGCGACATCCGTTGCCCGGCGGACGATCGGCTGGTCGCGACCGTCAGCGAGGCGGGGCCGGAGGACACGCGGGCCGCGGTGGCCGCCGCACGCGCCGCTTTCGACGCCGGTCCCTGGCCGCGGACCGGCTCCGGCGAGCGGGGCGCCCTCCTGCACCGCGTGGCCGACCTGCTCGAGCGGGACACCGACGCGTACGCGCGGGCCGAGTCCGCCGACACGGGCAAGCGGCTGGTCGAGAGCCGCTACGACCTCGCCGACGTCGTCTCGGTCTTCCGCTACTTCGCCGGCCTCGCCGGCAGCGAGGCCGGCCGGGTCGTGGACGTCGGCCGGTCGGACGTGGTCAGCCGCGTGGTGCACGAGCCGATCGGCGTGTGCGCGCTGATCACCCCCTGGAACTACCCGCTGCTGCAGACGTCGTGGAAGGTCGCGCCCGCGCTGGCCGCGGGCTGCACGTTCGTGCTCAAGCCCAGCGAGCTGACCCCGTCGACGGCGGTCCTGCTGATGGCGACGCTGGCCGAGGCGGGCGTGCCCGCCGGCGTGGCCAACCTCGTCCTTGGGGCGGGCCCCGGCACCGGCGGCGTGCTCAGCGCCCACCCCGACGTCGACCTCGTCAGCTTCACCGGCGGCCTCGCCACCGGTCGGACGGTCATGGCCGCCGCGGCGCCGACGGTCAAGCGGGTCGCCCTCGAGCTGGGCGGCAAGAACCCGAACGTCGTCTTCGCCGACGCCGACCTCGAGACCGCGCTGGACTTCGCGCTGACCGCTGTGTTCCTGCACTCGGGGCAGGTCTGCTCCGCCGGCGCCCGGCTGCTGGTCGAGGACGCGATCGCCGACGCCTTCGTGACGGAGCTGGTCGGGCGCGCGGAGCAGATCCGCCTCGGCGGGCCGGAGGACGCGGACGCGGAGACCGGGCCCCTCATCTCGGCCGCGCACCGCGACAAGGTCGAGGCGTACGTCGCCGCCGGGCTCGCTGAGGGCGCAGTGCTCCGCTGCGGCGGCGTACGACCCGACGACCCCGCGCTCGCCGACGGCTTCTACTACCGGCCCACCGTCCTCGACGGGTGCCGCAGCGACATGACGGTCGTGCGCGAGGAGTCGTTCGGGCCGGTGCTGACCGTCGAGCGCTTCTCCGGGGCCGACCGGGCCGCCGCCGAGGACGCGGCGGTCGCGCTGGCCAACGACTCCGACTACGGCCTCGCCGGCGCGGTGTGGACCGCCGACGCCGGCCGGGCCGAGCGCGTCGCGGGACGCCTGCGGATGGGCACGGTCTGGATCAACGACTACCACCCGTACGTCCCCCAGGCCGAGTGGGGCGGCTACAAGCAGTCGGGGGTCGGGCGCGAGCTCGGGCCGTCCGGGCTGGCCGAGTACCGCGAGACCAAGCACGTCTGGCACAACATCGCCCCGACGCCGCAGCGATGGTTCGCGCCCCGGACGCCACCGGGCGAGCAGCAGGACGGGGGAGCGGTCGCGTGACGGAGCGCTACGACGTCGTCATCGTCGGCGGCGGGTCGGCCGGCTGCGTGCTGGCCAACCGGCTGAGCGCCGACCCGGACGTGACGGTGCTGCTGCTGGAGGCTGGGCGCAGCGACTTCCGCCTCGACCCCCTGATCCACATGCCGGCCGCGCTGCCGTACCCGATCGGCAACCGGCTCTACGACTGGCGCTACTCCTCCGAGCCGGAGCCGTTCATGAACGGCCGCACGATCCACCACGCACGCGGCAAGGTGCTCGGCGGCTCCAGCAGCATCAACGGGATGATCTTCCAGCGCGGCAACCCGGCCGACTACCAGCGCTGGGCGGCCGAGCCGGGGATGGCCGACTGGGACTACGCGCACTGCCTGCCGTACTTCAAGCGGATGGAGACGTGCCTCGCCGGCGCGGACGCGTGGCGCGGGGGCAGCGGGCCGCTGGTGCTCGAGCGCGGACCCGCCACCAACCCGCTCTTCGGCGCGTTCTTCGAGGCCGTGCAGCAGGCCGGCCACCACCTGACCGACGACGTGAACGGCTACCGGCAGGAGGGGTTCGCCCCCTTCGACCGGAACCTCCACCGCGGCCGCCGGCTGAGCGCGGCCCGGGCGTACGTGCACCCGGTGCGCTCGCGGCCCAACCTGACCGTCCGGACGCTGGCCCACGTCACCGGCCTGCGGACCCGGACCGTCGACGGCCGGCCCCGCGTGGTGGGCGTCGACTACCTGCGCGGCGGGCGGCGGCACAGCGTCGGGTCCGGTGAGGTCGTGCTGTCCGGCGGTGCGCTGGCGACGCCCCAGATCCTCCAGCTGTCCGGGATCGGGCCGGCCGATGTCCTGCGCCCGCTTGGCGTCGACGTCGTCGCGGACCTGCCCGGGGTCGGCGCCAACCTCCAGGACCACCTGGAGGTCTACATCCAGCACGCCAGCGTGCAGCCGGTCTCCATCGCCCCGTGGCTCAAGCACCGCCACAAGCCGCGCGTGGCCGCGGAGTGGCTGTTCCTGCGCTCGGGCGTCGGGGCCAGCAACCACTTCGAGGCGGGCGGCTTCATCCGCAGCAACGACACGGTCGACTACCCGAACCTCATGTTCCACTTCCTGCCGATCGCCATCCGCTACGACGGGACGCGGCCGGCCTCGGAGCACGGCTACCAGGTGCACATCGGACCGATGTACTCCGACTGCCGCGGCAGCGTGACGATCCGCAGCCGCGACCCGAAGGTCCACCCGGCGCTGCGCTTCAACTACCTCTCCACCCCCGACGACCGGCGCGAGTGGCTCGAGATGGTGGCCAAGGCGCGCGAGATCCTGGCGCAGCCCGCGTTCGCGGCGTTCAGCGGCGGCGAGATCTCGCCCGGACCCGGCGTGCAGACCGACGCCGAGGTCCTCGACTGGGTGGCCCGCGACGCCGAGACCGCGCTGCACCCGTCCTGCACGGCGGCGATGGGGACCGGCGACCAGGCCGTCCTCGACCCGGCCGACCTGCGGGTGCACGGCGTCGACGGGCTACGGGTCGTGGACGCGTCGACCTTCCCCTACGTCCCGAACGGCAACATCTACGCCCCGGTCATGATGCTCGCCGAGCGCGCGGCCGACCTGATCGCCGGGCGGACGCCGCTGGCGCCCGAGCACGTCCCCTACTACCGCTACCGCGCGGGCGACCCGCTCTACCCGCCGGGCGACGCCCGCAACGCGACCGAGGTGGCCGCATGAGCGGCGCGGCGCTGGAGGTGGAGCACCTCTGGAAGGTGTTCGGCCCCCGGGCGTCCCGCATCCCGGGCTCGCCGGAGGCCGACCTGCCGCGCGCCGAGCTGCGCGCCCGTACGGGCTGCACGGCGGCGGTGCGCGACGTGTCGTTCACCGTGGCGCCGGGGGAGGTGTTCGTGGTCATGGGCCTGTCCGGCTCGGGCAAGTCCACGCTGGTGCGCTGCCTGACCCGGCTGGTCGAGCCGACCGCCGGCGCCGTCCGCATCGAGGGCGACGACGTCAGCACCATGACCCCCGCCCGGCTGCGGGACCTGCGCCGGCGCCACGTCGCCATGGTGTTCCAGCACTTCGGGCTGCTGCCGCACCGCCGGGTCATCGACAACATCGCCTTCGGGCTCGAGGTCCGCGGGGAGTCGCGGCGCGACCGGCTCGCGCGGGCCCAGGAGGTCGTCGACCTCGTCGGGCTGACGGGCAACGAGCAGTCGTTCCCCGACCAGCTGTCCGGCGGCATGCAGCAGCGGGTCGGTCTCGGTCGCGCGCTGGCCGCGGACCCGTCGCTGATCCTCTTCGACGAGCCGTTCTCCGCGCTGGACCCGCTGATCCGCCGCGACATGCAGAACGAGGTCGTCCGGCTGCACCGCGACATGGGCAAGACGATGGTCTTCATCACCCACGACCTCAGCGAGGCGCTCAAGCTGGGCGACCGGATCCTCGTGATGCGCGACGGGGAGGTGGTGCAGGTCGGGACGCCCGACGAGGTGGTGGGGGCGCCGGCCGACGACTACGTCCGCGACTTCGTCAGCGACGTGCCCAAGGCCCGCGTGCTGACGCTGCGCTGGCTGGTCCGCGACCCGGGCGACGACCCCGTGTGCGACGGCAGCCCGCTGCCGGTGCAGACCCTCGTCGCCGACGCGGCCCACCGCGTGCTGTCCACCGACCTCCCGGTCCGCGTCGTCGACGGCGACCGCACCCTCGGCGTCGTGCACCGCGACGACGTCCTCGCCCTGCTGGGCGCCGGCCCGCGATGACCACCCCGTGACGACCACAGCGCCGGCGCGTCCGACGGAGCAGGCCACGCCCGCTCCCGCCGAACCCGCGCCCGCCCGCCGGATCGTCACCAGGACGACGGCCCTGCTCGCGGTGCTCGTCGTCGGCGTCATGGTCGGGATCGCGCTGCAGGGCCGCGCGACCCTGGAGGTCGCCCGCTCCGACCTGTCCCCGTTCCAGGTCGGCGTCAACGGGCTGCGCGACTCCCTCGACGCCTCCCGCGGCAGCAGCGGGCTGCTGCGGGTCCTCGACGGGGTCGCCGGCGCGCTGAACGCGGTCATCGAGGCACTGCAGCACCTGGTCAGCGACGCACCGCCCGGGCGCCCGACCCCCGAGATCGGCTGGCTCGGGGTGGTCGCCCTCGCCGTCGTCGTCACCCTGGCCGTGGCCGGCTGGCGGCTCGCGGTGCTGACCGCACTGGTCTTCGCCGCGTTCGGGACGTTCGGCTACTGGCAGGAGAGCCTCGACACCCTGGTCGTCACGTTCGTCTCCGTCGTCCTCGTGCTGGTCGTCGGCCTCCCGCTCGGCGTGTGGATGGGGACGAGCCGCCGGGTGTCCCGGGTGGTCACCCCGGTGCTCGACGTGATGCAGACGCTGCCCTCGTTCGTCTACCTGCTGCCGGTCACCCTGTTCTTCGGCATCGGCGGTGCGCCGGCGGTCATCGCGACCTTCGTCTACGCCTTCCCGCCGGTCGTCCGGGTCACCGCCGAGGGCATCCGCGGTGTCGACCGCAGCGTGCTCGAGGCGACCGACTCGCTCGGCACGACGGGGGCGCAGCGGCTGCTGCGGGTGCTGCTGCCGATGTCGCGCCGCACCGTCCTCGTCGGGGTCAACCAGTCGGTGATGGCCGCGCTGTCCATGGTCACCATCGCCGCCTTCATCAACTCGCCCGGCCTCGGCGTGCCGGTGATCAGCGCGCTCGCCTCGCTCGACGTCGGCACGTCCTTCACCGCCGGCGTGCTCGTCGCCCTGGCCGCGGTCATGCTCGACCGCGTCACCACCGCCGCCGGCGAGCGGACCGGGCTGATGCGGACGCCGGCCGGCGTACGGCGTCGGCGGATCGGGCTCGGTGCGGCCGCGGTCATCGCCGTGGTCTGCGTCTACTACTCCCACCTCTACCTCGCGCTGGCCCGGTTCCCGACCTCGCCGGACCTCGGTGGCCCGGTCGGGGCGGCGGCCCAGGGCGTGGCCGACGCCGTCGCGCTCCACGGCAGCGCCGTCACCGGACCGCTCTCGCAGGCGTTCACGGTCGTGCTGCTCAACCCGTTCCAGGCCCTGCTCGCGTCCTCGCCCTGGTGGCTCGTCGCCGCCGTCCTCGTCGCATGCTCCGCGCTGCTCGCCGGCTGGCGGGTCGGGGTCGTCGCGCTGGTCTGCGTCGGCGTCATCCTCGCCGTCGGCATCTGGCACGAGGCGATGGTCACGCTGGCGACCGCGGTCGTCGGGTCCCTGCTCGTGGTCGTGCTGGCCCTCGTCGTGGGCGTGCTGATGGCGAACGACCGCCGGGTCGACCTCGTCGTCCGCCCGGTGCTCGACACCGCCCAGACCATCCCGGCCTTCGTCTACCTCGTCCCCGCGCTGGCCCTGTTCGGCTCGACCCGCTTCACCGCGATGGTCGCCGCCGTCATCTACGGGGCGCCCGTGGCGATCAAGCTCGTCTGCGACGGCATCCGCGGGGTCTCCCCGACGACCGTCGAGGCGGCACGTTCCACCGGGGCCACCCGCTGGCAGCTCGTGACCCGCGTCCAGCTGCCCATGGCCCGCAGCAGCGTCGCCCTGGCGGCCAACCAGGGGCTGCTCTACGTCTTCGCGGTCGTCGTCATCGGCGGCCTCGTCGGGGCGGGCGGGCTCGGCTACCTCGTGGTCGCCGGCTTCTCCCAGTCCGAGCTCTTCGGCAAGGGCGTCGCCGCCGGCGTCGCCATCGTCGCCCTCGCCATCCTGTTCGACCGCACGACCCAGGGCTGGGTCGCGCGGACCGGCTCTCGAGAGGAACACCAGTGACTGCTCCGACCCGTAGGGCCCGTGCCCCGATCGCCCTGGCCGCGCTCGTCGCGACCGGCAGCCTCGTGCTGACCGCGTGCGGGGGCGGTGACATCAGCAGCGGTGCCGGCTCGGCGGCGGGCAACGGCTCGGCGCCCGCCTGCACGAGCACGATGAAGATGGCCGTCAACCCGTGGGTCGGCTACGAGGCGTCCGCGTACGTCGTCGGCGAGGTGGTCAAGCAGAAGCTCGGCTGCGAGGTGGAGTACCAGAACCTCAAGGAGGAGGTCTCCTGGCAGGGCTTCGGCAGCTCGGTCGACGTCGTGATCGAGGACTGGGGCCACCCGGACCTGGAGAAGAAGTACGTCGAGTCGGCCAGCCCGACCGCCGTGATGGACGGGCCGAACGGCAACGTCGGGCAGATCGGCTGGTTCGTGCCGCCGTGGATGGCCGAGAAGTACCCCGACATCACCGACTACAAGAACCTCAACAAGTACGCGGAGATGTTCAAGACCACCGAGTCCGGCGGCCAGGGGCAGCTCCTCGACGGCGACCCGTCGTACGTGACCAACGACGAGGCGCTGGTGAAGAACCTGGACCTCGACTACAAGGTCGTCTACGCGGGCAGCGAGGCGGCGCTGATCACCGCGTTCCGTCAGGCCGAGCAGGAGAAGAAGCCGCTGATCGGCTACTTCTACTCCCCGCAGTGGTTCCTCTCCGAGGTCAAGCTCGCCAAGGTGAACCTGCCGCCGTACGTCGACGGCTGCGACGCCGACCCGGAGAAGATCGCCTGCGACTACGCCTCGACGCCGCTGCAGAAGGTCGTCGCGAAGGAGTTCGTGGACTCGGGCAGCCCCGCGTACCAGGTGGTCCACAAGTTCACCTGGACCAACGACGACCAGAACGTGGTCGGCAAGTACATCGCCGAGGACAAGATGGCGCCGGAGGCCGCGGCCGACAAGTGGATCGCCGACAACCCGGACAAGGTCGCCGCCTGGCTCCCGGCCTGACGGGTCAGGCCGGAGGCATCAGGACAGCGTGACGCCCGGGGGGAGGTTCGGGGTGTCGGAGGACTCCTCGACGAAGATCTCGTCGCCCTCGACCACCACCCGGTGCGTCCGCACGCCCCGCTTGGCCGGCGGCTGGTCGACCTCGCCCGTCCGGAGGTCGAAGGTCGAGGCATGCAAGGGGCACTCGACCCGGCAGTCCTCGAGCCAGCCGTCGGCGAGCGACGCGTCCTGGTGGGTGCACGTGTCGTCGATGGCGTACAGCGCGCCGTCGTCGGTGCGGAACACCGCGATCGGCGGCGAGGTCTCGAGGCGGACGGCCTCGCCGGGGGACAGGGACGACACGGGTCCGACCTTCAGCACACGCCGAGCCTATCGCTTGACCTGTCTCGCATGACGCATCAGGATTGCGCTATTACTAATTCGG contains these protein-coding regions:
- a CDS encoding ABC transporter substrate-binding protein, yielding MTAPTRRARAPIALAALVATGSLVLTACGGGDISSGAGSAAGNGSAPACTSTMKMAVNPWVGYEASAYVVGEVVKQKLGCEVEYQNLKEEVSWQGFGSSVDVVIEDWGHPDLEKKYVESASPTAVMDGPNGNVGQIGWFVPPWMAEKYPDITDYKNLNKYAEMFKTTESGGQGQLLDGDPSYVTNDEALVKNLDLDYKVVYAGSEAALITAFRQAEQEKKPLIGYFYSPQWFLSEVKLAKVNLPPYVDGCDADPEKIACDYASTPLQKVVAKEFVDSGSPAYQVVHKFTWTNDDQNVVGKYIAEDKMAPEAAADKWIADNPDKVAAWLPA
- a CDS encoding bifunctional 3-phenylpropionate/cinnamic acid dioxygenase ferredoxin subunit; translated protein: MLKVGPVSSLSPGEAVRLETSPPIAVFRTDDGALYAIDDTCTHQDASLADGWLEDCRVECPLHASTFDLRTGEVDQPPAKRGVRTHRVVVEGDEIFVEESSDTPNLPPGVTLS
- a CDS encoding aldehyde dehydrogenase family protein, whose product is MGTSDLYVGGAWRPAADEATRDIRCPADDRLVATVSEAGPEDTRAAVAAARAAFDAGPWPRTGSGERGALLHRVADLLERDTDAYARAESADTGKRLVESRYDLADVVSVFRYFAGLAGSEAGRVVDVGRSDVVSRVVHEPIGVCALITPWNYPLLQTSWKVAPALAAGCTFVLKPSELTPSTAVLLMATLAEAGVPAGVANLVLGAGPGTGGVLSAHPDVDLVSFTGGLATGRTVMAAAAPTVKRVALELGGKNPNVVFADADLETALDFALTAVFLHSGQVCSAGARLLVEDAIADAFVTELVGRAEQIRLGGPEDADAETGPLISAAHRDKVEAYVAAGLAEGAVLRCGGVRPDDPALADGFYYRPTVLDGCRSDMTVVREESFGPVLTVERFSGADRAAAEDAAVALANDSDYGLAGAVWTADAGRAERVAGRLRMGTVWINDYHPYVPQAEWGGYKQSGVGRELGPSGLAEYRETKHVWHNIAPTPQRWFAPRTPPGEQQDGGAVA
- a CDS encoding ABC transporter permease; this translates as MTTTAPARPTEQATPAPAEPAPARRIVTRTTALLAVLVVGVMVGIALQGRATLEVARSDLSPFQVGVNGLRDSLDASRGSSGLLRVLDGVAGALNAVIEALQHLVSDAPPGRPTPEIGWLGVVALAVVVTLAVAGWRLAVLTALVFAAFGTFGYWQESLDTLVVTFVSVVLVLVVGLPLGVWMGTSRRVSRVVTPVLDVMQTLPSFVYLLPVTLFFGIGGAPAVIATFVYAFPPVVRVTAEGIRGVDRSVLEATDSLGTTGAQRLLRVLLPMSRRTVLVGVNQSVMAALSMVTIAAFINSPGLGVPVISALASLDVGTSFTAGVLVALAAVMLDRVTTAAGERTGLMRTPAGVRRRRIGLGAAAVIAVVCVYYSHLYLALARFPTSPDLGGPVGAAAQGVADAVALHGSAVTGPLSQAFTVVLLNPFQALLASSPWWLVAAVLVACSALLAGWRVGVVALVCVGVILAVGIWHEAMVTLATAVVGSLLVVVLALVVGVLMANDRRVDLVVRPVLDTAQTIPAFVYLVPALALFGSTRFTAMVAAVIYGAPVAIKLVCDGIRGVSPTTVEAARSTGATRWQLVTRVQLPMARSSVALAANQGLLYVFAVVVIGGLVGAGGLGYLVVAGFSQSELFGKGVAAGVAIVALAILFDRTTQGWVARTGSREEHQ
- a CDS encoding quaternary amine ABC transporter ATP-binding protein, translating into MSGAALEVEHLWKVFGPRASRIPGSPEADLPRAELRARTGCTAAVRDVSFTVAPGEVFVVMGLSGSGKSTLVRCLTRLVEPTAGAVRIEGDDVSTMTPARLRDLRRRHVAMVFQHFGLLPHRRVIDNIAFGLEVRGESRRDRLARAQEVVDLVGLTGNEQSFPDQLSGGMQQRVGLGRALAADPSLILFDEPFSALDPLIRRDMQNEVVRLHRDMGKTMVFITHDLSEALKLGDRILVMRDGEVVQVGTPDEVVGAPADDYVRDFVSDVPKARVLTLRWLVRDPGDDPVCDGSPLPVQTLVADAAHRVLSTDLPVRVVDGDRTLGVVHRDDVLALLGAGPR
- the betA gene encoding choline dehydrogenase, which translates into the protein MTERYDVVIVGGGSAGCVLANRLSADPDVTVLLLEAGRSDFRLDPLIHMPAALPYPIGNRLYDWRYSSEPEPFMNGRTIHHARGKVLGGSSSINGMIFQRGNPADYQRWAAEPGMADWDYAHCLPYFKRMETCLAGADAWRGGSGPLVLERGPATNPLFGAFFEAVQQAGHHLTDDVNGYRQEGFAPFDRNLHRGRRLSAARAYVHPVRSRPNLTVRTLAHVTGLRTRTVDGRPRVVGVDYLRGGRRHSVGSGEVVLSGGALATPQILQLSGIGPADVLRPLGVDVVADLPGVGANLQDHLEVYIQHASVQPVSIAPWLKHRHKPRVAAEWLFLRSGVGASNHFEAGGFIRSNDTVDYPNLMFHFLPIAIRYDGTRPASEHGYQVHIGPMYSDCRGSVTIRSRDPKVHPALRFNYLSTPDDRREWLEMVAKAREILAQPAFAAFSGGEISPGPGVQTDAEVLDWVARDAETALHPSCTAAMGTGDQAVLDPADLRVHGVDGLRVVDASTFPYVPNGNIYAPVMMLAERAADLIAGRTPLAPEHVPYYRYRAGDPLYPPGDARNATEVAA
- a CDS encoding zinc-dependent alcohol dehydrogenase, with the translated sequence MVLAATLVGPGTIEVRDYPKPARLEPGAVLLRMIASGICGTDKHTFRGENVQYAGTAMERTTPFPIIQGHENLGVVDAVGDGDVRAYDGELLQVGDRVVPAPNVACGHCRSCRRGFPYYLCRNLENYGNSITSADAPHLFGGWAEHLYLKPRTAVFRVPDELASDVAVLTEIFAVTHSLERAAAVRSPGGFRPGDTVAVVGVGSLGMAHLVKAALMGAGRVIAVDRSEKRLALARRLVGAETVLAAGDEVAEVRELTAGEGVDLVVNATGFPGSFGTALGLVRDAGTIVEVGAFVDMGPEAFNPAVVCGRSLTIMGTGGEDLAAYPGTLALMARHAHEVPFGEMISHAFPVHEAATALLTSLDAANATKVLISDEITRP